One Solea solea chromosome 5, fSolSol10.1, whole genome shotgun sequence genomic window carries:
- the LOC131459785 gene encoding coiled-coil domain-containing protein 81-like, translating to MTDILRLVSDADTQTLPTLSQLSDNDIDSIWADVSAYIERQMTSQKGVHVAGLGTFTFSQQQLDLGNRFMMIQRPIFLVAGKLVQSLGLKQTRPLAAATHLPVVQLNFTAVSQETPFSRDVVEGCVRETLALLFRALASEKSVSVTFRGIGVLFFASDKVRMKFNKGFINAMDGSGRLLLAFNNRPGSSVSLLSGGQSRIQRTGTAQHNVGLPTVCSPQLPDKAADHDGRCSSPASDVRNAGDVPQEIEAQSHHQLQPASVKATDLLEELAPKSPTEEKDKHTTFVSSTEVVPKQEKPCADVTCSDHKRAGQELCYLCMQRVRRNVPVYLREQQQAEEKAQDKLLLFREQQRDKQRMEEEQARRSEQREHAKQVATFNLQMSEKKEKIHHFPTTFIFPARPLTPAKRIQQQRYMKDLQSQMESRQQHEALDQQRRLLKEHLDQVHLVQEIAVKKAQQLQQKIERTKHYKRALDTQVKERKHTDPPQCRTNNSGFPRCQTAVSNTESRELAQKLFHVNFSAATQRKGEELHNRQAQLEKERQMLKYNKTELILDRMNHSERRRDISKTLEDEWRRSAKIKHQREEEERSFLRSAGHLLVDQLVQYKRCRQCKRRNTNFGETNLWKDSGSQFMV from the exons ATGACTGACATTCTGCGGCTGGTGTCAGACGCAGACACTCAGACTTTGCCAACACTCTCCCAGCTCTCTGACAAtg ATATTGATTCTATTTGGGCTGATGTCTCTGCCTATATTGAACGCCAGATGACCTCACAGAAG GGGGTCCATGTGGCAGGACTGGGGACTTTCACCttctctcagcagcagctggactTGGGAAACCGGTTCATGATGATCCAGCGTCCCATCTTCCTCGTGGCTGGGAAACTGGTTCAGTCTCTGGGTTTAAAGCAGACCAGGCCACTGGCTGCAG caacACACCTGCCGGTGGTGCAGCTAAACTTCACCGCTGTGTCCCAAGAGACTCCTTTCAGCAGGGACGTGGTGGAGGGCTGCGTCAGAGAGACGCTCGCGCTGCTCTTCAGAGCGTTGGCCTCCGAGAAAAGCGTGTCCGTCACATTCAGGGGAATCGGAGTTCTGTTCTTCGCAAGCGACAAG GTCCGCATGAAGTTCAACAAAGGATTTATCAACGCCATGGATGGAAGTGGAAGGCTGCTTTTAGCCTTTAACAAT AGACCTGGCAGcagtgtgtctctgctgtctgGTGGACAGTCCAGGATTCAGAGGACTGGAACTGCCCAACACAATGTCGGTCTGCCAACTGTCTGCTCCCCTCAGCTCCCGGACAAAGCTGCTGATCATGATGGACGGTGCTCGTCCCCAGCTTCAGACGTCAGGAATGCaggag ACGTTCCTCAAGAGATAGAAGCTCAATCCCATCACCAATTGCAACCTGCCAGTGTAAAAGCCACGGATTTGTTGGAAGAACTGGCTCCAAAATCCCccacagaagaaaaagacaa ACACACGACCTTCGTCTCATCAACAGAGGTCGTTCCAAAGCAGGAGAAACCATGTGCGGATGTAACCTGCTCTGACCACAAACGAGCTGGACAG GAGCTGTGCTACCTGTGCATGCAGCGGGTCCGCAGAAATGTTCCAGTGTATCTGAGGGAGCAGCAACAGGCTGAGGAGAAAGCTCAGGATAAACTCTTACTGTTCAGAGAACAGCAGAGAGACAAGCAGCGCATGGAGGAGGAACAG GCAAGGCGGAGTGAGCAACGCGAGCACGCAAAACAGGTCGCTACGTTCAACCTACAGATgtcagagaagaaagagaagattCATCATTTCCCT ACCACATTTATCTTCCCGGCTCGGCCTCTCACTCCTGCCAAGAGGATCCAACAGCAGCGTTACATGAAAGATCTCCAGAGCCAGATGGAGAGTCGACAGCAGCACGAGGCTCTGGACCAGCAGCGGCGTCTTCTCAAGGAGCATCTAGACCAGGTCCATCTGGTCCAGGA GATCGCTGTGAAGAAGgctcagcagctccagcagaaAATTGAGAGAACTAAACATTACAAGAGGGCACTGGACACTCAG GTGAAGGAAAGGAAGCACACAGACCCTCCACAGTGCCGGACTAACAACTCTGGGTTCCCTCGCTGTCAGACTGCAGTCAGCAACACAGAGAGCCGAGAGCTGGCACAGAAG CTCTTCCATGTAAATTTCAGTGCTGCCACTCAGAGGAAAGGGGAAGAACTGCACAACCGCCAGGCACAGctggagaaagaaagacaaatgcTGAAATACAACAAAACCGA ACTAATACTGGACCGTATGAATCACTCTGAGAGGAGACGGGACATCAGTAAGACACTAGAAGACGAGTGGAGACGCAGTGCGAAGATAAAACATCaacgagaggaagaggagagaagctTCCTGAG
- the LOC131459835 gene encoding interleukin-18 receptor 1-like: MAMKMLLAVRLLLLLTLQPGVISRKSREISVKAGEMVALQCPYYRNWKQGGSTVTWTSHTAQREYVINKVSRSELKQMGVLLNRRSLVILSATANHQGTYSCSLGNDNRRQFWFNVSVNPAQSRNMFSQTCRAQESCKLSCPDVNVPAVKTRSMSSKGIIWHKEGELLQNHGYLPSVEENDRGVYTCTRSYLHRGQIYNMTFTVALDVHPKKQEKAAAIISPHNHDVVFVELGSPAEVLCEAVMYSDFDDIFWLSGKSVVQRNPELPFSSNYKWESKGEEVNMTASLFFKNVSEDDLKRNYTCKLESVSQTSSFVTVTLAKKGLNLSWKVLEKSLNLMSTKVWEPCKKINCSSCHSFTGTCYWRSNICVKVGEMVTLDCPPTANYNGDLKVVWTSYSPQEVDLTSMARAEQRHKGVLVHGRSLIILSASAEHHGNYSCSLGNASSHFLVTVSRLCNMSIYNDSCKLTDYCKFNCPDVNVPAINTPNITYNGIMWRKGNWSLPNYDKLTFSAFEEKDAGIYTCTRSYLHHGQIYNMTFTVPLDVKPQSDDKPAAIVSPRENEVFLVNLGSNMEIECKAVINSEFDGLCWIINGNSAVKENAGLPVFVKRTNTNNSDKIALLSLVFKKVSEGDLTQNYSCKLETANQYSTSVTIRLQNVRPSWVPLAVNTVGIAVVMTAAVLLYVKFKIYITLFLRDTLGCHRGVSDGKSYDAFVMCYKSNTDAGLNADDRRWLEIVLEEEFGYRLCLHDRDIQLGKAVANAVLECIEESRTVVLVPTSLDPGLGSGLLSAVHEALVERQTRLIFIKSETTKEMTSGSLPEALQLLSEAGDGVTWRGRSSSSSFLKRLRFYLPASPKELQIRLLQTSRTELPKTSQV; this comes from the exons ATGGCAATGAAAATGCTCCTGGCCGtccggctcctcctcctccttacatTACAGCCAG GTGTGATTTCCCGAAAATCCAGAGAAATCAGTGTAAAGGCAGGAGAGATGGTGGCTCTGCAGTGTCCTTATTACAGGAATTGGAAACAAGGTGGCTCCACAGTGACCTGGACGAGTCACACAGCTCAGAGAGAGTATGTGATCAACAAGGTGTCGCGGTCTGAGCTGAAGCAGATGGGTGTGCTGCTTAACAGAAGGAGCCTCGTGATTCTCAGTGCTACTGCAAATCATCAGGGGACTTACTCATGCTCTTTGGG GAATGACAACAGGCGGCAGTTCTGGTTCAATGTGTCGGTGAACCCGGCACAGTCCAGGAACATGTTCTCCCAGACCTGTCGCGCACAAGAGTCCTGCAAACTCAGTTGCCCTGATGTCAACGTCCCCGCTGTGAAAACCCGAAGCATGAGCAGCAAGGGCATCATATGGCACAAG GAGGGCGAGTTGTTACAGAACCATGGTTACTTACCGAGCGTTGAAGAGAACGACCGTGGTGTCTACACCTGTACCAGATCTTATCTCCATCGTGGCCAGATATATAATATGACCTTCACAGTGGCACTGGATGTCCACCCAAAGA AACAGGAGAAAGCGGCGGCGATCATTTCACCGCACAATCATGACGTCGTTTTTGTCGAGCTAG GATCACCAGCGGAAGTTCTTTGTGAAGCTGTGATGTACTCGGactttgatgacattttctggctgAGCGGGAAATCAGTTGTGCAAAGAAACCCCGAGTTGCCATTTTCCTCCAACTACAAATG GGAAAGTAAAGGTGAAGAAGTGAACATGACGGCGTCTCTCTTCTTCAAAAATGTGTCTGAGGACGACCTGAAAAGAAATTACACCTGTAAACTGGAATCTGTCTCCCAGACTTCAAGCTTTGTCACTGTGACACTCGCCAAAAAGGGTTT AAATTTGTCCTGGAAAGtacttgaaaagtccttgaatttgatgtcaaccaaggtttGGGAAccctgtaaaaaaataaactgcagtTCTTGTCACTCTTTCACAGGTACATGTTACTGGAGGTCTAATATATGCGTCAAAGTAGGAGAGATGGTGACGCTGGACTGTCCTCCTACCGCTAATTATAACGGTGATCTCAAAGTGGTCTGGACCAGTTACTCCCCGCAGGAAGTGGATCTGACCAGCATGGCTCGAGCTGAGCAGAGGCACAAGGGTGTGTTGGTTCATGGAAGGAGCCTCATTATTCTCAGTGCATCTGCAGAGCATCATGGGAACTACTCGTGCTCTCTGGG AAATGCAAGCAGTCATTTCCTGGTGACAGTGTCCAGACTGTGTAATATGAGCATCTATAATGATAGCTGCAAATTAACAGACTACTGCAAATTTAACTGTCCTGACGTAAATGTGCCAGCCATAAACACCCCCAACATCACTTACAATGGCATCATGTGGCGCAAG GGGAATTGGTCATTGCCAAACTACGATAAACTCACTTTTTCAGCTTTTGAAGAGAAGGACGCcggtatttacacctgtaccaGATCTTACCTGCATCATGGTCAAATATATAATATGACCTTCACGGTGCCACTTGATGTCAAACCACAGT CGGATGATAAACCGGCAGCGATCGTTTCCCCACGCGAGAATGAAGTCTTCCTTGTCAACTTAG GCTCAAACATGGAGATTGAGTGTAAAGCTGTGATCAACTCAGAATTCGATGGCCTGTGCTGGATAATCAATGGAAACTCAGCAGTGAAAGAAAACGCTGGCTTACCAGTTTTCGTCAAACGCACAAA TAcaaacaacagtgacaaaatCGCTCTGTTGTCTCTGGTCTTCAAAAAAGTGTCAGAGGGCGATTTGACACAGAATTACTCCTGCAAACTGGAGACCGCCAACCAATACAGTACCTCTGTCACCATTCGTCTCCAAAATG tTCGCCCCTCATGGGTGCCACTGGCTGTCAACACTGTGGGCATTGCGGTGGTGATGACTGCGGCGGTCCTTCTATAtgtgaaatttaaaatttaCATCACTCTTTTCTTGAGAGACACTCTTGGCTGCCACAGAGGGGTGTCGG ATGGAAAAAGCTACGACGCCTTCGTGATGTGTTACAAGAGCAACACAGACGCAGGACTGAACGCCGATGACAGGCGGTGGCTGGAGATTGTTTTGGAAGAAGAGTTTGGCTACAGACTCTGTCTTCACGATCGTGACATCCAGCTCGGGAAAG CTGTGGCAAACGCAGTGTTAGAGTGCATAGAGGAAAGCCGGACAGTGGTTCTGGTTCCCACCTCTCTGGATCCTGGTCTGGGCTCTGGTCTGCTGAGTGCCGTCCATGAAGCCCTCGTGGAGCGGCAGACACGTTTGATTTTCATCAAGAGCGAGACGACAAAAGAGATGACGTCAGGTTCCTTACCCGAGGCCTTGCAGCTTCTTAGTGAGGCTGGTGACGGTGTTACCTGGAGAGGCAGGAGTTCCTCCTCATCCTTCTTGAAACGGTTACGCTTTTACCTTCCGGCTTCACCAAAAGAATTACAGATAAGGCTTCTACAGACATCTAGGACTGAGCTACCCAAAACTTCACAAGTTTGA